The nucleotide window ATCCTGTTGGGCACGGCGTGGGCCCTGCACTCCACGTGGCGGCTCTACCGCTGGGCGCGCGGCCGTGAGCTGCGCTGCGCCTGCGGCGGCATGATGTCGCGGGTGCGCTACAACCGGCAGCGGCAGAAGTACCGCAAGTGCCTGGCCTGCGGCAGCAAGAGTCTGGAAGGCGCGCATTGCAGCGGCACGTGAGGTGGCGCTTCGACCGTGCCGCGGTAGTGTGGATGCTGGGCCTGTTCGTGCTGCTCGTGCTGTTGGCGACCCTTGGCGCGGGACTGGGTTGGATACGCAGCTTCGTCGGCGATGTGCTCGCCGTCCTCTGGCTGCACTGCCTGCTCGCCAGTGCCGTGTGGCTGCGACCGCCGATGCGCCCACTGCTGGCGCTCGCGGTGGGGCTGGCCGTCGAGACGATGCAGTACATCAACCAGCAGATGGGCTGGCAGGTGGCCTCGCCGGTGCTGCGCATCGTGATGGGCAGCACGCCGGACTGGCTCGATGTGGCCGCCTACCTGATCGGTTTCGTGCTGGCGTGCCTGCTGGAACGGCGCTCGCCGGGCAGCACGTGACACTGTAGTGCCGCTTCCATGCGCACCGAACTCGTCACCACGCTGAAGCGCCAGGCCACCGGGCTGCTGGCCGACGTCGAACGGGATCGCCAGCCGATCCTGATCACCCAGCACGGATTGCCCAGCGCGTATCGGGTCGACGTGGAAACCTGCGAAACGCTGCTGTCGCGCATGGCCGTGCTGGAAGGCATCGCGCGCGGCGAGCAGGCCGTGGCCGAAGGTCGGGCGGTCGCCCATCCTCAAGCCAGGGACCGGCTTGCCAGAGGGTTGAAATAGTCTGGTCAGCGCCGGCGCTGGCCGACCTCGACGCCATCGCCGACTACATCGCCGTGGACAACCGCGCGGCCGCCATCGAACGGGTCCGGCGCGTATTCGCGCATGTGGACCACCTGGCGGATCATCCCGACAGCGGCCGCCGACCTCCTGAGCTGAAGCGCGGCCGCTATCGCCAGATCGTCGAACCGCCGTGCCGCGTGTTCCATCGATCAGAGCCGGGGCGCGTGCTCAT belongs to Pseudoxanthomonas sp. F37 and includes:
- a CDS encoding DUF2809 domain-containing protein, with the protein product MRWRFDRAAVVWMLGLFVLLVLLATLGAGLGWIRSFVGDVLAVLWLHCLLASAVWLRPPMRPLLALAVGLAVETMQYINQQMGWQVASPVLRIVMGSTPDWLDVAAYLIGFVLACLLERRSPGST
- a CDS encoding type II toxin-antitoxin system prevent-host-death family antitoxin — encoded protein: MRTELVTTLKRQATGLLADVERDRQPILITQHGLPSAYRVDVETCETLLSRMAVLEGIARGEQAVAEGRAVAHPQARDRLARGLK
- a CDS encoding type II toxin-antitoxin system RelE/ParE family toxin, whose product is MDNRAAAIERVRRVFAHVDHLADHPDSGRRPPELKRGRYRQIVEPPCRVFHRSEPGRVLILHVMRSERLLRPGMLQARKPGKAR